In a single window of the Candidatus Binatia bacterium genome:
- a CDS encoding ABC transporter ATP-binding protein, translating to MIELVGLTKCYGRTVAVDDLNLTVAPGEVFGFLGPNGAGKTTTIRMMMGLLRPTRGAVRLGGYDLAVDPVAAKQLCGFVPDRPHVYEKLTGAEFLDFVAGLYGVEAASIASRRGELLEMFDLLGWADELVESYSHGMKQRLVMAAALVHAPRLLIVDEPMVGLDPRGARLLQRTFAELAREGVTVFMSTHSLGVAEETCDRIGIVNQGRLIAVGTVEELRRLAGSHADARLEAIFLRLTGGEDVADRLAALNA from the coding sequence ATGATCGAGCTCGTGGGACTGACGAAGTGTTACGGCCGAACGGTGGCGGTCGACGATCTTAACCTGACGGTGGCGCCGGGGGAGGTGTTCGGGTTCCTCGGGCCGAACGGCGCCGGGAAGACGACGACGATTCGCATGATGATGGGTCTGCTGCGGCCGACCCGCGGTGCCGTGCGGCTGGGCGGCTACGATCTTGCGGTCGATCCCGTGGCGGCGAAGCAGCTCTGCGGCTTCGTGCCCGATCGGCCGCACGTCTACGAAAAGCTGACGGGAGCCGAGTTTCTGGACTTCGTCGCCGGGCTTTACGGCGTCGAGGCGGCGTCGATCGCGAGCCGGCGCGGGGAGTTGCTGGAGATGTTCGACCTGCTCGGGTGGGCCGACGAGCTGGTCGAGAGCTACTCGCACGGAATGAAGCAACGGCTGGTGATGGCGGCGGCGCTGGTGCACGCGCCGCGGTTGCTGATTGTCGACGAGCCGATGGTCGGACTCGATCCGCGAGGGGCGCGGTTGCTGCAGCGCACGTTTGCCGAGCTGGCGCGCGAGGGTGTCACGGTGTTCATGTCGACGCACAGCCTCGGGGTCGCGGAGGAAACCTGCGACCGGATCGGCATCGTCAACCAGGGCCGCCTGATAGCCGTGGGTACCGTCGAAGAGTTGCGCCGGCTCGCCGGCAGCCACGCCGACGCACGATTGGAGGCGATATTCCTGCGGTTGACGGGCGGCGAGGACGTTGCCGACCGCCTTGCCGCGCTGAACGCCTGA